ACTGTCAACAGCACAGCTACGGTAGGACAACATAGCGAGGGTTAGttcagaaaacattcaaatagaAGCTATCATGACACTTGTCTTGATTTTTCAATAGGTTTTTTGAGATTTCTTATGTTTGCATTACAGATGATGTTACTTACAAATGGAGGAAACAGGCACACTGATCGCCAACACGATCCACACGATGTCCATCATGTTTAGGCAGATGGTCGTTGGCGACAGTTGGGGGTTGACGGTGGAGCCCAAGCTGTTACCAGCTGCCGCAGGCTCGCTGGTTGTGGCCGGTACCTGTCTGTTGAGGAAGTTCCCGCTGTCTGTGGAGGGGGCCTTCGAGCTGTTCCCCAGAGTGGATGCCTCCTCGACCCGGGCCGAGCTGCTGTTGGAGAACAGGCCTGCAAGGCCAGTTACGTGCCCCTGCTGGTGTTCCATAGGTGGGCTGTCTGTCCCATTACCCAGAACTACCCGGGGCTCCTCGATGGTGCCTGAAGAGTTGACAGAGATGTCTGTTGGTTTATGTGATTTCATGCTCGGTTCGGTGGATTTGACTGTAATGGGCGCAGGAGAAGTAAAATTTTCTGAAGGGCTGGGGACTGGTGTTGGGGGTCCTTCTGTTGACTTTATCAACAACTGAGCAGTGGGCGCCTCATCCACTCCAGGAACCTCTCGCAGAACGATGGTGTGGGGCACAAGCAACTCTGGAGATCCAATAACCTGCTCCCTGAGTTTCAGGCCCCGTGGAGGATCAACATCAGCTGATGAAAGAGGGTCAGTGGAGGGCCACAACTGCCTGGAATCGGTAAGATCCTGAGGCTtctttctcttgtctgtatcCTCTCTAACTGATTCAAACTTGGACATAATGCTGCTGCCATTGTTTACAGTTTCAGAACTAGGCCACAAGCGCCGAGTCACATGGCTATCAGTGCTCACAGTGCTTGGTGTGACAGTGTTTGTGTCAAGCATGATGGAAGGAGGGAGGCCAGCAGTAGGAAGGATGATCTTTGAAGATGATGCGCCTCTTGGTGACCATTCCCCACTGGTGGAGCCTTCCTGATGCCAGTCCGGAGAGGGAGGTTTGGTGTGAGATAAGGAGCTGCTCTgggtggttgccatggagacagaGTCCTGGGATGTGTGGCTGAGGTACAGCTCTGGTGCTGACAAAGTCACTCCAATGGTCAGCGCTAGAAATGCCAGAACACCTGCAGAAACACCAAGGGAATTCTAATTATTAGCATGTAATCAACAAGAACAGGTTCATTCAAAACTAAATCCTCTCCCATGAATACATATTTCATCATGCCTCACAGATTTAAGCATTCATTATTTCTATCAACCTTATTATTGCAAGCTGCAGCTAAAACTGACCCCCTCAGGTGTTCAGATCAGGCAGGAAGCCTCGTCTTGAATTCATTATGCTTCTCAGGATTTAATCAACTCAACTGCTGTGTCACTCACCTACTTTAATTAAATAGCTTTATTAACTACATTATTCAGTAGACTGATATCATTGCGTGAATCCTTGCATGCATGAGGTAACAGAGGATGTCTTCATCTCCAAACATTGCAGAGGAAAGACTCTGAAATCCCCACAGAGCTATCAGCTGTGGCAGTAAAGTAAAAAGCAATTATCTGGCTtcattctgtgaaaaaatctaAAGAGCTTTGTGTCAAAAACGACAGGCTTAACATGCTAAAACCATCTGACAGATTTGCCTCCTCTGTATCAGTCCTGTGAAGTGACAAGCTATTAGCAGCTGTCTATAGGGATTATTGGTTCTCCCTTGTTATCCAGACAACATAAAATCCATAGGAGCGAGGATTGTGGAGGGCTTATTAATTTCTCTTCTCCTCTGACCATTTATGGACATTGCCCAACATGGATTGCTAAAAGTTGTGGttcaattccagcttcctcaACCAGGCACTTAATTCTTTGTTACCTGCCCGTCTGCATATTGGAGTAtgaatgtgtgaatgtttgtaagcttagtccatttaccatttggAGCAGCTAGGACTGTGTTATGCATGTGCATATTTGTTTGATGCTGatagatgttttttgtttttaaagatgacCAATGATGCTACCTTTAACATATTAGGACAGGTCTATGGGcgatacaaaatatgtttattacatttttttttgcacaaaatcactcttagataatgagattttagtctgcttaGTTCTGCCTTTTCTGAGCCTCCT
This portion of the Xiphophorus hellerii strain 12219 chromosome 21, Xiphophorus_hellerii-4.1, whole genome shotgun sequence genome encodes:
- the tmem108 gene encoding transmembrane protein 108, translating into MKTSLQVLRCQLLSVLAFLALTIGVTLSAPELYLSHTSQDSVSMATTQSSSLSHTKPPSPDWHQEGSTSGEWSPRGASSSKIILPTAGLPPSIMLDTNTVTPSTVSTDSHVTRRLWPSSETVNNGSSIMSKFESVREDTDKRKKPQDLTDSRQLWPSTDPLSSADVDPPRGLKLREQVIGSPELLVPHTIVLREVPGVDEAPTAQLLIKSTEGPPTPVPSPSENFTSPAPITVKSTEPSMKSHKPTDISVNSSGTIEEPRVVLGNGTDSPPMEHQQGHVTGLAGLFSNSSSARVEEASTLGNSSKAPSTDSGNFLNRQVPATTSEPAAAGNSLGSTVNPQLSPTTICLNMMDIVWIVLAISVPVSSISVLLTVCCMRRKKKSTNQENNLSYWNNAITMDYFSRHAVELPREIHTLESEEHDTCLPPNGDYSGSSVVLVNPFCQETLFINRDKASAI